One region of Oncorhynchus nerka isolate Pitt River linkage group LG22, Oner_Uvic_2.0, whole genome shotgun sequence genomic DNA includes:
- the LOC115105364 gene encoding galactosylgalactosylxylosylprotein 3-beta-glucuronosyltransferase 1-like produces the protein MPKRRDILAIVLIVLPWTLLITVWHQSAITPLLAARKCKDDRHESLRDSRNTFTLKEPCTSENNKDIVEVVRTEYVYSRQPPWSDVLPTLHVITPTYSRPVQKAELTRLANTFLHVPNLHWILVEDSQRQTLLVTRLLQETGLNYTHLNVETPRNYKLRGDMRDPRIPRGTMQRNLALRWLRETFSPNNSNSQPGIVYFADDDNTYSLDLFEEMRSTRKVSVWPVAFVGGLRYESPKVNTLGKVYGWKTVFDPNRPFAIDMAGFAVNLRLILFKPQAYFKLRGVKGGYQESSLLRELVTLSDLEPKAANCTKVLVWHTRTEKPVLVNEGKKGFTDSNVEI, from the exons ATGCCGAAGAGACGAGACATTCTGGCCATCGTGTTGATCGTGTTGCCTTGGACGCTACTTATCACTGTTTGGCATCAGAGTGCCATCACCCCTCTGCTAGCTGCTCGAAAGTGTAAAG ATGACAGACATGAGAGTCTGCGAGACTCCCGGAACACCTTCACCCTCAAGGAGCCCTGCACCTCAGAGAACAACAAGGACATTGTGGAGGTTGTGCGCACCGAGTACGTCTACAGCCGCCAGCCACCCTGGTCTGATGTCCTCCCCACCCTCCACGTCATCACCCCAACCTACAGCCGGCCGGTCCAGAAGGCAGAGCTGACCCGGCTGGCCAACACCTTCCTCCACGTGCCCAACCTGCACTGGATCCTGGTTGAGGACTCTCAGCGACAAACCCTGCTAGTCACCAGGCTCCTTCAGGAAACAGGCCTGAACTACACCCACCTTAATGTGGAGACACCCAGGAACTATAAGCTGCGTGGGGATATGAGGGACCCCAGGATACCCCGGGGAACCATGCAGAGGAACCTGGCTCTGCGCTGGCTTAGAGAGACCTTCAGCCCCAACAACAGCAACAGCCAGCCTGGTATCGTCTACTTTGCAGACGATGATAACACCTATAGTCTGGATTTGTTTGAGGAG ATGCGTTCAACAAGGAAGGTGTCTGTGTGGCCTGTAGCCTTTGTGGGCGGCCTGCGGTACGAGTCCCCAAAAGTCAATACCCTGGGCAAGGTTTACGGCTGGAAGACTGTGTTTGACCCCAACCGACCCTTTGCCATAGACATGGCTGGGTTTGCGGTGAACCTCCGCCTCATTCTCTTTAAGCCTCAGGCCTACTTCAAGCTGCGGGGAGTCAAGGGAGGGTACCAGGAGAGCAGCTTACTGCGGGAGCTGGTCACCCTCAGCGACTTGGAGCCCAAGGCTGCTAATTGCACTAAG GTACTTGTATGGCACACTAGGACAGAGAAGCCTGTCCTGGTGAACGAGGGAAAGAAAGGATTTACGGACTCCAACGTGGAGATATGA